ACAATATCACATAATATTTTAACCACATTCCTAGCTAACAGACGAGCATCATTATTTCTTTCCCAATTTACATGTTGAACACACCACCCATGCATGGAAGAAACTCAACCTTTTTTATATCATCTATCATGTGGCCATAGTTGGAAGACTGCGAGTACTCTCTTCATTCCCTTTTAACTCCTTTGCGACTTAAGACGAGTTTCTATGCACACTCTTTTAATACGTAGTTCAATACAGGCCACCATTGCAATAACCCGTCCAATATTCCTAAAGTCGAAATAAAGATCATTTTATTGGGCTTAAATGAGGTTTAATGGACTACTTTGTGTATCAACCTTATCCAATATTATTAGGGATAAGATATGAATAATTGTATTGGATTTGAATTAAGTTTAAAGAGCTATTTTAGATAAGTCCAgtagttataattttattgtgTAGGCCAAGAATTTAAATTAGGCTGATAAGCCCAAGAGTTCATTTTAAGGCCGTTGAGCCTTAGATAATGATTTTGGATGGTTTTAATGTgccaatatttattttttcctactTGCCGCACGTTTTTAACATGAAGTCTACGTTGGGCGTCACTTAGGACGTTTCTTTTGCAGCGATGAATCGCGGCGATTCCTTGCGTTGCAATATTACGCCAAAACGCGGAACTTTTTCTTTCCCGCCAACATATTCCACCCCCCCCCGGGGGCGGggaaaaaaccaacaaaacacaCCACAGTACCCTTCACTTCGACGAAACCCATCGGAGTACTCCATTTTCTTCCACCTGCAAATCCTTGGCCACCTCTGTTTGCGACGGCTTGATCTCCATTTGAAGGCGTCGCTGCGTCCACTCCTCCGTTGTTCTTACTGGCCCATTTTCGGAGTCCCATTTTCTCACATCCTTCTCCCCTTCGTTTGTGTTTCTCCATTTTCGCCTACCTGCAAATCCACCCATCGGTTACCCCGGTTTGCACGCGGCTTTCTCACTTGACTGTCCTCCTGCGGAAGCTAGCCCTACGTTTCCTTCCCCTACAAAATCACCTCCTTCTTGCCTCCGTTTCGTTTCGGAGTTACTTTTTGGGCATCAAGTATTGTCAACCGAGGCTGATTTTCAGAGAATATATTCCGTACAGGTAtatcttttctaatttttctatcACTCCTCCTTCATGCATAGCTTGCTTTCcaaaaattttggatttttgtttgtacaataatttttttacactgTGAATTTGAAAGAAAGTTCTTCCTTTCggtttaatttttgtatatctgCCTTTTGTGTACGTGGTGGTCTAAGTTGTGGGTATTAGCATAATGCAAAATTCATGGGTGATATTCTTGCAAAAACAGAGCCCTTTTCTTTTAGAGTTTATGGCCTTTTTTGGGTTCCTTCTAATCTGTAAGTAAGTGAATTCTGTCAAGAGAGAAGAAAGTGCGTACATTTTTGGTAGAGTATATGATGTCGTGCAGTTGTTGCACAAAGTGGGGGAGTTTACAGGCTAAGGGTCATTTCACGTAGCCCTTTTATATGTCACTCATATACCCACCTTGATTGTTTTCTGGGTTCTGTTATGTTGCTCAAAAACATGTTGctcacaaaattaattaaaagagtgAAGAGCTAACATACTCtgataacaaaaattatatatcccCCAGGACATAAGGGTACCAAAAATCATGAATTACATCTCAGATTTATCAAGGAAAAACAGCCTTCAATTTGCACGCTTCGACCTGAAAGTTCGTGACAATTAGTGGACCTAGAGTTTCCTAGATTTTCAAATGGGTCTATGCAGGGATGAAAAAGCATCGCAAAATGATTCTAAAGTCCATTAGTTAGTTGCAAGAAAATGAATAATCCGTGTTTTGCTTAATCATGGTCAACCGCATGTTCCGTATATGCAAGCTTTTTAAAAGATTAGTAACTAAACAAACTTAATAAcccaaaatcattaaaaatcaGCTTAATCATAacaataaacataaaataaaaaaaaaatatttttggagaaaaaaactgaagtttctttttaaactttatgtgcttctaaaattttttaatatagttatttttaaaactttatgtGCTTTTAAAACACAAATCTTTTTACTTGTTACCATTTATATAGCATCCTCTGATTGGCTGCATCAGAGTTTAATTAAAATGCCCGATGGATTCCATCAACATGCTTAAGTGGTTTGTCACTCTCGATTCTTTTCTATAATTAAACGTCAATAGGTCTACATGTATAACTGTTGCAATGGTTACATTTTGTGTCCTGTTTTGTTACATTTTATACACTTTCTGTCCTGTGTTGTTACATTTTGTACACTTTCTACAAAAACCCCTGCTGATATGCTTTTAACTCTGCTTCTTCCTGTATAACTTAAACTTTTTATCGGTTAGTATGTATTGTTAACCTTTTCCTCAACCTAATAACCTAAGTATACAACTAGGTTATTGACTGTAACTACTCTTGTGTAGGGATTTAGTTATATGCATTCTGTTAGAGCATTAGAGCATTAAATCAAGTCATTTCATTTCTATCTTCCATTCCATCTTTCACTAAACTAAAGTTACGAATTTGTGTGATGAAATACTAAAAATCAAGGGCAAAAATAGCTATCAAGTGAGTCTTAGTTCTTATACACAATGGGCTCCAACAAGGTTACTAAAGGCTGTCAACTTAAATTTTGGCTTTTTCCAGATTAGGCCACAATCTGGTTCCCTCCATTCAGCTAGCActttcctataatctatacattCTTTATCCATAACTTTCACCTATCTTCCTTGTAGACAACTGATTAGGCCCTTCTTCACTGCAATAAATCCCATTAAAATGGTGGTCCACTTCAGCATACTATGTATCTTTCAACAAACAAATTAATTGGTCccttataatattaatttctctGTTGCTTCAATAATCTAGTAGAGGATTGCTCTTCCATGAGTTTTATTGACAGTAACATATCCTGCATATTGCTTCAAATCCACCAAAGGCTGTCCTGGAAGTCTATGCACTCTGTCACATATATGTGCTATGCTCACGTCTCGGCCAATTCTAGTTCTTGTAGCATATGAACAGGATTTGGCCTACTGGCTGGATGTTGAATAGTTGCcgaaaatatatgttttatttttctcttctttttatcAGCTGGGTAGTGAGTTTTGACGGGTAAAAGCATGAGTTTTTCAActgtattttttccttttttagtttCAGATTAGTACTTTGGTTTTAATGTAGATTGAGAGTGGAATTTACTAATAGAaatatttattgatttgggTTGAGTCAATGTCATTTTATATCTTCTTGTGATATACTCTCTGTTATGCATGAATCATAAGGTATTTGCCAGTTTCCAAGACTACTTTTTTTCTAATCTAATCTCTTTTGGTTAGGGGTGTTCATGCGGATCTGGatatccggatccggatttaaAAAACTGGGcagttatccgcccggattgaatccggactcaatccgggcggataaccggattcaatccggatatccggattgtaACCGGATATCcagattttttggttttttgggcATAAAACCCAGATATCCCCGGGTTTTGTGAAAAAAGAtttatagataaaattttataactttaaaaagaaattatagcacttttttttttaaaaaatctgatctaatatttaaattgcccaaatttttttaaaaaaataattaaacactttttaaaagaattttataaaaaaataaattgaagaacaaaataaataaaaatgcaaactagataaatattgttgttacatcaATTTACAAAACAgaaatttacaaagaacaaaataaataataatacactacaactaattaaactaatacattgTTAATACACTTCACATCTTGAATCTTGAATTGGGGgaaaaaattgatttctttCACCAAGATCTGGTGGAGcattttggaaaattttctGCTGGATTGAGTTTCCATAAGCTGCCAACAGCATCAACTAcaacagaaaaatgaaaattacaatCAATTACAACAGCCTCAATTACAAAGGGTTGACTaggtaaattattatttaatgctaaagtattcctttaaaaataaatctaaactctTCCAACAACAATGAATAGAAACTGAATAAgcatgaattttaaaaataaagcatattaagttgtattaaaaaaaaaaaaaacagattaacTTGTAAACAGAAATCTACTGCAGGTTGAGGATCCTCTCATTGGGCAGCAAAGTGTAAGAAAAGCATGCAATTACGTACcattaatggttaaaaaaagaATCATGAAATGttaaaccaatgaaatgttgttttGATCtaatatcaaaagaaataatgcACTCAGAACAGCTTCTTTCAAGAGTTGCTTTATCTCTCCCCGCAACTAAAGTACTTCAGCACTCTTGGGTCCTCTCTGAAAAGAAACAGtacgattaaaaaaaagatatatatgttatttaagAATGATTAGAAATCACTCAAATAATTTAAGATGTTATCCAGCATGCAATTATTCCACACATGGGTTTCAATCTCTAGATATCAAGAACATTCCAAACAAACTTATTTTTACCTGAGCTTATTTCTTTGAATTCTTTCAACCTTTTATTCTTTACCAAGTTGAGATCTCCAGGTTGTGGCCTTCTACTACCACCATCAACTTCATACTCTGTTATATAGCAACTTCCATTGACAGAATCTTGAGGGTCATTATTGCAAAAATATCAATTCCAATAAATTATTACAGAAATAAAGGGAACCTTATTACAAAAACCTATCTCTAACCTGACCAATAGTTTGATAAATAGAGATACAATTACAGAGACATAAATACATGATCATGCAAGATGTAAGGGTTATTTGAAAGCTTAATGCAATAAGGAACCATGCCAAACAAAACTCAAATCAAAACTACAAAAGACAATGCATTCCACATTTTTCAAACTTAACCCATGCATTTCACTAGCATAGAGATCAAGCTCCTTCAaagaactcataaaaatattttttatatcaaaacaAATTATAGTTACATTCTAGCCAAAAAACCCCAAATCTGTAAAAAACAATCTAAAAGGGAAACATGGCCACCGATATTTCTATCAACTAGTTGAAAGAGATCCATGAAGAACAGATCCACATGGTAGTATAGGTTTTCCCCTTATAGAATTTGAATGAGCACATTGGGTAAAATCTGACCCACATGTTATTAAAAAGTTGAGAGAAATGGGTGACACTTGCATACACGTACAAAACAAGCAATCAAAAATCCAGATCTAGCAAAAACAATTCCAGATCTGtgaaaaacaatataaaagGGAAACATGGCCACCAAGATTTCTATCAACTAGTTAAAAACCCAAACCTGTTCTAGCGCAAAGCGGTGTAATAATGTATTATGGACTCGAAAATACGAAATCAAACAAAACCCCACAAAACATAATATGCAAAATCTCACTAATCAGCAGGCGAATGCAAGATTCAACcaccaaaacataaaaatactcAAAAGAGCGAAACATGCAccaaccaaaccacataaccaGATTCAAAACTACACCAAATCTATGatacaaaatttcaaaaatcccataaaatgTTCAAATCTAGAACGACAACCAAGATTTACAAATCGAATGGATATGAACTCAAACAAAACCATAAACCCAgatctaatctttttttttgataagttaaacCCAGATCTAATCTATCCATATCTACATCTAAAAAGCAAGAGATGCTAGGAtttttggggagagagagagaaataccGACGGCCTAGTCATCGGCGACGATGAATCCAGCTGCGAGTAAAAGTTAGGGTTtcgggggggggggagagagagagagagagagagagagagagagagagagagagagagagagagagagagagagagagagagagagagagagagagagagagagagagagagagagagagagagagagagagagagagagagagagagagagagagagagagagagagagttatggGTTTCACCTTTTTACCTAAGGTTACGTCGGGCAGTGGGTAATTGAAAGAAATAAGCTAAAGGCTCATGCGATGTAACGGGACCCGGTTTACGGATATCCGGTTATATAACTGGATCCGTAACCGGTTTTAAATCTGTAACCGGTTATTTTATCCGCCCGGATTAATCTAGATTCCGGACCAGATCCGGAAAAAATccggtccggatgcacacccaTACTTTTGGTGCCTGTTAATTTATAACGATATTAATGCATGTTGGGACTCAACCTCAAATCAGAATTAAGTCCAACGAATGATTTAAATGCAAGGAAAACAAAACCAGgatatattaaatattgattATGCAGATCACTTAAAACTGCCATGCAGTGAGAAGCTGCCACATGCCGTTGAgatgaataatattaataaagacTACATAAGTTAGTTCATCCtattagaatattagaagaGCTTCCACCCATCCATACTAACTACATTTTTTAGTGCATTTATCTATTTGTTTAACAATAAGGTTCATGCCTGGGGGAGGGACTACATATACTGCCAGCCTTTGTTGCTGCTTGTACTACAAACTTGATATGTTATGTGGTTCTGTTTTAGTGCAGTGATGTTTTTGTGCAGTGGCATTTTTGTGCACAAAACAGTTGTGGTTCTGTTTTGTGCATCTGAGTTGTGGTTCTTTTTGTGCATCTGTGTCGTGGGTCTGTTTTGCCCATATGAGTTGTGGTTCTGGGTTGGTTTGTTAATTATTTTGGTGTTGTTTACAATATGCTACTACCATGCCATCGAATTGTGGTTTTGAGTTGTGGTTCTAGTGCATGATAGCAGCTTTGGTAATGAAAATTGTATAAAAGTGGCAGGAAATAGGATTTCACAAACATTTACCTGATCAAGCAGCAAGTTAAATAACCAAGCAGGAAGTTAACTAATCAATCCACATGgtattctaataaaaaatagaagtatGAATTTGTCAAAATGGGAAAACCTGCTGTGCTGTTTTCAACTAACTAGGTTGGACCTTTCCATATGCACTTATTGGGTTGTGAAATACAGCAAAGGAAAACTTGTCCAATTCGAATTGGAGAAGTTTAGGTAGTaattgtcatatatatattttcgcAGGTGACCTCTGCCAAGCTACCAACTCCCCTAGTTTTTCCTGATTgcttttttctaattaatttggACACCCATTATCTTCcctagttttaaaaaaaaccaaagtaCTGGCCACCACCCCACTTATCTCCAAAGCCAACAGTGCGTTTGTACTGCAGTATGCCATCTTTttctttatgttattttgtctcagaaaaagtatcatctcatattatttaattagtccCTACTTAAAACCAAATCTGGAATAATCATATTTGTCTTAAACTACCTGAATCCAAGTTTTGTTATCAAATTGGCATAGAATACCACTACTTGAACTAATTTTGGCTTACTCTCCTTGTCTTAATTTCTGGAAACGTGTATACTGAGAGCTAACTCCTGCCATTATAAGGAAAAAAGGAGGCAGGGAAAAGGCTTACATGAAAACACGTGTTGTACCATATTAGATATTCAAGAGTCATTAAACAAAAGTCATTCAACAAGCATACAGGTCAAAAAAACTTAATCATAGACACAAAGTCCCTTTTACTACCCAATCACTTTGTTTACAAGTGCAGTTCACATGAGCATGACGCAATGCATAGGAAAAATGATGCTTTTTTCttataagtaataataatattcaagtATAGTaattatgtacttatcaaaaaaaatattcaagtaTACTAATTATGTGATTTCATAACCTCCAAGATAGTTCCAACTCTTGTGTTGGTGGACCATCTAGGTAGCATCTTGATATCCACTATATgctctatcccaacaaatatcAAATATAGTCTATGGTTAACATGATGACTCATATTTTCTGCAGCACTCACTACCCCTTTGCATAGGGTTTTCTGCCTCATAAACCTTGAGGTCAACCACCCAAAATTTCAATCTGTCCACATTGTTGCCATGATGTGCATGCCATAAAAACAAGAAACTGCTCACCACCACCTTCATCACTCCACAACGATCTACATGACAACCCCGGTGCTGTATCATTTTCTCCATCTTCTCCTTTGCTCCACACGCAAGTAACTGAGACTCTATTGCTTATTAATGTCATCAATCTATTGTCTCAAATTCTTTATCTATCGTCCGTTGAACTAAAATTGGATTTATCTAAATAGCTAATATTGTTTCCCTAAActttttagatggacaaaagttggatgaactTGACTGATAGACTTCTATCGCCTGCATACGCTGAGGGTGTTAACACTTTCCTCACCCTGGCACGAAACCATTCCCGGGGAAGTGATCGCATTCGGTGTCCATGCCGTTCATGTTGTAATAATCTCTTCTTGCCTATATTTAATGTGGAGACTCACTTGTTCATTaaagggatcaatccaaattatacccaatggatatttcatggggaggaggagacACGGAGTTTCAATGATGACGACGACAAGTATATTGATGACATGGACCatatgttagatgacatccAGGCAGGCACATTCGTTGATGTTCCCCGAGATCATAGCAATCCATTGCCAACTGGTGGATCAATACCAGATGCTCCCCCAAGTTCATCTACCGACCAGCTACTAGAGGATGCCCGATGTCCACTTTTTTCTGGTTGTACAGATGCGACTTCCCCCACGGTGCTTGGAGCAAACCAGGAACAGCCCAAACGTAGACGTGGGCCTGCTAAGTGCACCGAGTTCAAGAAGTTGAGGAAGCATGGAAAAGTGTTTTTGAAGATTAATGACGGCGAAACAGCACCATGTTGTGAGAACGCATCAATGTTCACGACACGTGTAAAGCAAATAGTACGACAACATTGTGACATGAGTTATACGAGATGGACAGATGTGCCGCAAGCACAAAAGGACAAGTTGATTGACTGTGTTCGGGTAAGACATGCATTATTTCATtttgagggtaaggaagtgggcATACAATAATTGATGATGTTAACATGATGTTCATCCCTGTAGGGTGACTTTGTCTTGGATTGGGATCTGGAGAATCATAGATTGACAGTCTTGAAGCAGCTACGTAAGCGGTTCAATGCATTCCATCatgaattacacaaaaaatatttatcatacGGAAGTCATGAAGAAGCATTGGCTTCTGGGAGTAGCATGGTCGACCCTGCCATTTGGGTTAAGTTGTGTGGGAGGTGGGGAAGCGATGACTTCAAGGTATATATTGGTTactcaaaataaaaaactggCGGAATTTAATCAGTCATTTCTTAGTTTGTTTATTATGCAGTTTGTGTAAGCTAACATTGGGTTTTTAATGGCAGAAAATCTCAAGACAAAATCGGGAGAATAGAAAGAGGCTAACCATTAACCACACAGCAGGCCGCAAATCCTTTGTTAGGATATTGGAGGAGAAGGTATAATCTTTCAACTGATTTCTACCGTAACTTGTATGGTCACAACCTATTCTCCCATAACAATGCTCACAACCCATTTGCTGCATTTATACTGGTTCACTAATTTCCTAAGATGTTTGTAAGGGTGGTGCTCATAATATGAAGAATCATGTTGGTTAAGGTCATCTCTAGTTTGATAACGCATAAAAGGCTGTTTCCTTATAAAAATAGAAACCGAAGTGGTAAAGTTTTGAGATCTAACCATATACAAGTTAATTGTTAACGTATAAATACTTAGAATGTGGGATAATAGAGTTGGGGACAACTTATTTAACATACGCCATAATAATTGGTTAAAAGGACCTCTATATATAGAATGAAAGAATTAGTTTGTGAGGGTGATGCATGGCGGTGCTAGAGGTGTAATTTGTTAGCGAACAATGCATTTGTGGAGTGCATTGTTAAAAAATGTACATGTCGACTCATTTGCATCGTAAGGTATGAAGGTCTTTAGTTTCGTATTGATGTGTTTGTGTGGTTGTACCATATGGGCTTTTTTATATGATTGGTCCTTCCTTTCAGCAAATTTTCCGTAGAATCATGTTTTTGATTGAAGATCTACCTATACAAATTTCACACACTTGTAGCGGGCTACGAATGCGAATTTGGTGGAGTTCTATAAGGAGACTCGCTGGTCAAAGAAGAACGGTAAATTTGTCACCTCAGCCACTGAAGATACTTATGTGAGTATGATCTTTATGTTAGACTATTTGCTGCACAAAAGGATTGTTCAATTACTTTATATTTGAAAGTGATTTATTCATGAGTCATCACAAGACTTAACAATAACCGTTTAAATTTTCCACGTGCAGAAGGAGATGGTTGGCAAGCTGGATGATCTAGAGCCTGAACAACGCACCGATGAGGTAGCAGCGAGTGTATTTAGGGAGGTACTTGGTCATAGACCGGGATACGCAAGGGGATTAGGAGAGATGGTCATCCCAGAGTCGACAAGACAACGGGACCGTGAACAAGAAAAAGAGTACCTTGCCTTAATTGAAAAACACAGGAAAGATGCCGACAATTACAAGACGCAAGTTGATGAAATGAGGGATGAAATGCGAGTACTTCGGGAGAGGCAAAATGAAACTGATAAGATGTTGAAGGCATTCTTCGACAATTTTTCGTCTTTCACTGAGTCTCTTCAGGCTCGTGGAGAGACTTAGTGAGCTACCTTCAGAAATCATGGGAAGGGCTTTTTTGTGAATTGGTGGGCACTTTTTGGTAGTGGGAGATGGTGGGTGGCCAATATGTAaatataagcatatatatatattttcacacacatatatatatcatatatgaagAGGAAGGTTATCTACTTTTGTATTGTGGGAGACTTTGGGTAGTTGAGGATTTTTTGGGCTTGACTGTATGAAAGTTTGGTTATATCTTGATGAGTAGTTCCAATTATCTAGACGGTTGTTGGGTAAGGATCTGACTGGCGTGGGCTTAAAAGAATTGCAGCAACTTGAACAGCAATTAAGTGAAGGATTATTGTCATTGAAGGAGATGAAGGTtcta
This Carya illinoinensis cultivar Pawnee chromosome 11, C.illinoinensisPawnee_v1, whole genome shotgun sequence DNA region includes the following protein-coding sequences:
- the LOC122282961 gene encoding uncharacterized protein LOC122282961 isoform X1 translates to MDKSWMNLTDRLLSPAYAEGVNTFLTLARNHSRGSDRIRCPCRSCCNNLFLPIFNVETHLFIKGINPNYTQWIFHGEEETRSFNDDDDKYIDDMDHMLDDIQAGTFVDVPRDHSNPLPTGGSIPDAPPSSSTDQLLEDARCPLFSGCTDATSPTVLGANQEQPKRRRGPAKCTEFKKLRKHGKVFLKINDGETAPCCENASMFTTRVKQIVRQHCDMSYTRWTDVPQAQKDKLIDCVRGDFVLDWDLENHRLTVLKQLRKRFNAFHHELHKKYLSYGSHEEALASGSSMVDPAIWVKLCGRWGSDDFKKISRQNRENRKRLTINHTAGRKSFVRILEEKRATNANLVEFYKETRWSKKNGKFVTSATEDTYKEMVGKLDDLEPEQRTDEVAASVFREVLGHRPGYARGLGEMVIPESTRQRDREQEKEYLALIEKHRKDADNYKTQVDEMRDEMRVLRERQNETDKMLKAFFDNFSSFTESLQARGET
- the LOC122282961 gene encoding uncharacterized protein LOC122282961 isoform X2, whose translation is MDKSWMNLTDRLLSPAYAEGVNTFLTLARNHSRGSDRIRCPCRSCCNNLFLPIFNVETHLFIKGINPNYTQWIFHGEEETRSFNDDDDKYIDDMDHMLDDIQAGTFVDVPRDHSNPLPTGGSIPDAPPSSSTDQLLEDARCPLFSGCTDATSPTVLGANQEQPKRRRGPAKCTEFKKLRKHGKVFLKINDGETAPCCENASMFTTRVKQIVRQHCDMSYTRWTDVPQAQKDKLIDCVRGDFVLDWDLENHRLTVLKQLRKRFNAFHHELHKKYLSYGSHEEALASGSSMVDPAIWVKLCGRWGSDDFKKISRQNRENRKRLTINHTAGRKSFVRILEEKQIFRRIMFLIEDLPIQISHTCSGLRMRIWWSSIRRLAGQRRTVNLSPQPLKILIRRWLASWMI